ATATGTCAATTGTAAAATTTTGTATTTTTGCATAACTTATTACTTCAAAAATGTCATTGATTTTAAAACTGAAATTCTTTTTCGAAAAATACGGTTTTCATGTTTCTTCCAGATTAGCGGATAAACTTGGAATGCGTGTTACAAATGTCCGTCTGTTTTTTATTTATATCTCGTTTGTTACAGCTGGTTTGGGCTTTGGGGTTTATCTTACCCTTGCATTCTGGATTAAGCTGAAAGATTTAATTCGGGCAAAAAGAACATCGGTTTTTGATTTATAAACAATCAAATTTATGCTATAAAAAAAGGATTATAAAGCATCGCTTTATAATCCTTTTTTTTATCTGAATAATATTCTTATCCGGGATTATTCAATTTACTGTTTTTCTTACCATATATAAAGTAAACAAGAATTCCTAGTGCCATCCATATGACAAGCCTCGCCCAGCTTTCGTTTGGCAACGAATACATTAAGGCAAAACAAATAACAATACCAGCTATAGGTACAAAAGGAACCCACGGAGTTCTAAAAGCTCTGGGTGCATCAGGCATTTTTTTACGCATAACCATAACACCGATACAAACCAACACGAATGCTAATAAAGTTCCGATACTTACCATATGGCCCAAATCACTAACAGGAACAAGACCTGCAAATAAGCTAACAAATACTAAAAAGAAAAGATTTGTTTTCCATGGAGTACGAAATTTTGAATGGATTTCGCTAAAGAATGGAGGAAGTAAACCGTCTTTACTCATCGTGTAAAAAACACGGCTTTGTCCCATTAACATTACTAACATTACAGAAGTATAACCAGCTAGTATAGCGATAATTAAACCGGTCTGCAAAAAGTCATATCCAGTTACAGCAAAAGCAGTAGCTGCAGGTTTTGCATCACCCGCAAATTTATAATAAGGTACAAGTCCGGTCATAACATGAGAGAATAGTACATATAACAAGGTGCAGATTATTAATGAACCCAAAATACCAATCGGCATCCCTTTTTGAGGATCTTTAGCCTCTTGTGCAGCAGTTGAAACGGCATCAAAACCAATAAATGCAAAGAAAACTGTACCGGCTCCTGCTGCAATTCCTGACCATCCAAATTTTCCGAATACTCCTGTGTTTTCAGGAATGTAAGGAGTATAATTAGTTGTGTCAATAAATTTCCATCCTAAGACTATAAATATAATAACAACTGCAACTTTTACCACAACTAATATATTATTTAAAGTGGCTGATTCTTTTGTTCCTTTAATTAATAATAAAGAAAGTAATGAAACAATAAAAATGGCGGGTAAATTGACAATTCCTCCTTCAATCACTGTACCATTACTTAATGTAAGGGTTTCCCATGGTGAACAAATTAAGTCAGGGGGAAGATGAATGTTAAATTTTGCCAATAGTTCCAGCAGGTATCTCGACCAGCTAACGCCCACGGTTGCCGCTCCTAAAGCGTACTCTAAAACTAAGTCCCACCCAATTATCCAGGCCATAAATTCTCCCATCGTGGCATAAGAATAGGTATAGGCACTACCTGCAACCGGTATCATCGAAGCAAATTCAGCATAACACAATCCTGCAAATGCGCAGCCTATTGCAGCTAAAATAAATGATAATGTTACCGCCGGACCAGCATGGTCTGCAGCTGCAATTCCTGTTAGTGAAAATAGCCCTGCTCCAATAATTGCTCCAACTCCAAGTGCAACAAGCGAACGTGAAGATAAGGTTCTTTTTAATCCTTTTTCAGATTCGGATGCTTCACCAAGCAATACCGAAAGAGGTTTAGTTTTCCAAATTGACATATATAATATTGGTTTATTGTTATTAAGCTTCAAATGTATTGTTTTTTGTAAAAAATAAAAACAATTATGTTCTTTTAAGTTATAAAATATTTAATTTTTAGTTAGAAACTGTAAAAAAAGTTCCTATAAATCTTCAAAGCTTTATATTATTAGCAAATTGATTAATAAAATCTTTTATCACAAAATAAAATAATCGTATTTTTCTTATAAAATTATAAATTATATTTGTTTGATAAAATATTATAAAAAATGAACTTTAGAAGTATTATAAAAGAGTTAAGTTATACAAGCCAACAACGAAAAGGGATTTTTTTTCTTTTTATTTTGATTATTGTTTTACAATTGTTTTACTTTTTTTCTGATTTCAGTCAGCCTCAAAAAGTAAATGCAGAAGAACAGAATTGGCTGGCTTTGCAATCAGAAGTTGATTCATTAAAACAGCTTAAGCAAGGCTATAAACCTAAAATCTATCCTTTTAATCCAAATTTTATTTCAGATTATAAAGGATATAAACTTGGAATGTCATTAGAGGAAATTGACAGGCTTTTAGCTTTTAGAAAACAAAATAAATACGTCAGTTCTGCTGAAGAATTTCAGAAAGTGACTAAAGTTTCAGATTCTTTATTAGGTGCTATTTCGCCTTATTTTAAATTTCCGGATTGGGTGCAGAATAAAAAGACTTTTATAAATTACAGTAAAGAACCTGTATCACAAACATTCTCTAAAAAAGAAAAACTAACTGTTTTGGATATTAATCAGGCAAGTCAGGAAGATTTAATGAAAATTAAGGGAATTGGTGAAGGATTATCACTCCGAATTTTAAAACAAAAAGAAAGCCTGGAAGCTTTTGTTTCTATGGAACAGATAAATGATGTCTGGGGACTTTCTCCAGAAGTTATAACTGAATTAAAAAAGTATTTTAGGGTTTCTTCTTTCCCGCCAATTAAAAAAATCCCTGTAAACGATGCTTCTTTAAAAGAATTAGCTCAATTTCCATACTTTAGATATGCGTTGGCAAAACAGATTGTAACCTACAGGAGCATGAACGGAAATATTAAAAATATTGAGGATTTGATAAATATTAAAGGCTTTCCCATTGAAAAAGCAAATATAATTGGTTTATATTTGGAGTTCTAAAAACAGATCACAAATGAATTTTGATTATAATGAAACGCAATCCATGATTGCGCAGTCTATAAAAGATTTTGCCGAAAAAAACATAAGACCTTATATAATGGAGTGGGACGAAGCACAAGTTTTTCCAGTTCCATTGTTTAAGAAATTAGGAGAAATGGGATTTATGGGAGTTCTGGTTCCTGAAGAATACGGAGGATCTGGTTTAGGATATCATGAATATGTAACCATAGTCGAAGAAATTTCAAAAGTTGATCCTTCAATAGGATTGTCGGTAGCGGCACATAATTCGTTATGTACGAATCATATTTTGACTTTTGGTAATGAAGAGCAAAAGAAAAAATGGCTGCCAAAACTTGCAACAGCAGAACATATTGGTGCATGGGGACTGACAGAACATAATACAGGTTCTGATGCAGGCGGAATGAATACGACAGCTGTTAAAGATGGGGGTTTTTGGATTGTAAACGGAGCAAAAAACTTTATAACTCATGCGATTTCAGGCGATATTGCTGTTGTAGTGGTTCGTACGGGAGAAAAAGGCGATTCAAAAGGAATGACTGCTTTTGTATTTGAAAAAGGTATGCCGGGATTTACTTCAGGGAAAAAAGAAAATAAATTAGGAATGCGTGCCAGCGAAACAGCTGAACTGGTTTTTGATAATTGTAGGGTGCCAGATGCAAATAGATTAGGTGAAGTAGGGCAGGGATTTGTGCAGGCTATGAAAATATTGGACGGAGGAAGGATTTCAATTGGAGCTTTATCACTCGGAATTGCAAAAGGGGCTTACGAAGCCGCTCTTAAATATTCGAAAGAAAGATATCAGTTTGGACAGCCAATTAGTAGTTTTCAGGGAGTTTCATTCAAACTAGCTGATATGGCAACAGAAATTGAAGCTTCTGAACTGTTATTGCACAAAGCAGCTTTCTTAAAACAAGAGCATAAACCGGTTACAACATTAGGTGCAATGGCGAAAATGTATGCATCGGAAGCCTGTGTAAAAATCGCAAATGAAGCTGTTCAGATTCACGGAGGTTATGGTTATACAAAAGATTTTCCTGTAGAGAAGTTTTATCGGGATTCGAAGTTGTGTACCATTGGTGAAGGTACGACTGAGATTCAAAAATTAGTTATTTCCAGAAATTTGTTGAAAGGATAAAGATGATTTAAACTTTTGTCTTTAGCTTTGTTCTTTATTTCTTTTTAAAATAATTTATAATTTATAACTCATAATTAATAATTAATACATACTTTTGCAGCCTTAACGAAAGGAGGTGTCTATATTATGTTAATTATACCAATTAAAGACGGAGAAAATATCGATAGAGCATTAAAGCGCTATAAAAGAAAATTTGATAAAACAGGAACTGTTCGTCAACTAAGAGCACGTACTGCTTTTATTAAGCCTTCTGTTATCAAAAGAGCTCAGATTCAAAAAGCGGCTTACATTCAAAACTTGAAAGATAGTTTAGAGAGTTAGTATATAGCTTTTGTAAAATAATTACCGTTAGTCATCAAAATAAATTAACTTTGATGCTAACGGTTTTTTTTATGCTTAATTTTTTAAGTTATGTAATTGTTTGAAAAAGATATTCTGTTTCTTATGAAGTCAAATAAAGATGCTTTTCGTGATTATCTTCAGCTGGAGAAAAAATATTCGGCACATACTGTTAATGCTTATTTGAATGATATTTTATTTTTTGAGGTGTATAATAAAACTCACTTTGATCAGGATGGTATTGAAGATGTGAATTACAGTCAGATCAGGAGTTGGATTGTTTCTTTAGTGGATGAAGGGGTGTCAAATGTTTCTGTTAATAGAAAAATGGCTTCCTTAAAGTCTTTTTATAAGTTTCTCTTAAAAACAAAACAAATAGAGGTTAGTCCAATGCTGAAGCATAAAGCGCTGAAGACTCCTAAAATTATTCAGATTCCATTTTCTGAAAAAGAATTAACTGATTTGATGCAGGAAGTTGGGGTTCCGGTTGGTTTTGAAGAAGTGAGGGATAAGTTAATTGTGGATCTTTTCTATACAACAGGGATGCGAAGGGCGGAATTGATACATTTAATGATGGTTAATGTAGATTTGTCTTCAAATGTGGTTAAGGTTTTAGGTAAAAGAAATAAAGAGCGTATTATTCCGGTTTTGCCAATCATTGCTGAGCAGTTTAAAATGTACCTTCGTGAGCGTTCTGCTGTTGAGGGAATAGTAGATGGTGATTATTTTTTTATTTCTAAAAAAGGGTTAAAATTAAGCGAATCTTTTGTGTATCGTCTAATAAATTCATACTTTAGTAGGGTCTCTGAAAAGGTAAAAAAGAGTCCACATGTGCTTCGGCATACATTTGCGACTCATTTATTGAATAACGGGGCAGATTTAAATTCAGTTAAAGAATTATTAGGACATTCTAGTTTGGCGTCTACGCAGGTTTATACTCATAATAGTTTAGCAGAGCTTAAAAAAGTATATGCTGGCGCACATCCAAGAAGTAAATAATGGTTCTGAAATGTTTAACCCTAAAATTAGTATTATGAAGGTAGATGTTCATGCCGTTAACTTTACTGTTGACAGAAAGTTGGTAGATTTTATTCAGGAAAGAATGGATAAGTTAGAAAAATATTACGATCGGGTTGTCTCGGCAGACGTTTTTTTAAAAGTTGAAAGAACAAGTGACAAAGAGAATAAAGTTGTTGAGATTAAGATCAATGTTCCTGGAGATGAATTTTTGGTTAAAAAACAATGTAAGACTTTTGAGGAAGCGGTTGAACTTTCGGCAGAATCATTAGAGCGTTTATTGGTAAAAAGGAAAGAAAAGATAAGAGCGCATATATAATTGAAATTTTTTTTCGAAAAATGTTTTGATACAAAGATAAAATAGCTACATTTGCAGTCCGTTAGAAATAGCGGACTTTTTTATTGTATTCGCCGATGTAGCTCAGCTGGCTAGAGCAGCTGATTTGTAATCAGCAGGTCGTGGGTTCGAGTCCCTCTATCGGCTCAGAATATTTCAAATGCGATTTGAAATTAGTTCTTTAGAATAATGAGATTTTAAAAAATTAGGGGAGATACTCAAGCGGCCAACGAGGGCAGACTGTAAATCTGCTGTGTGAACTTCGCAGGTTCGAATCCTGCTCTCCCCACAAATGAATTTTAGATGGTTTTTCAGGTTTTGATTGTAATTAAACAAAATGCTGAAGTGAAACTTTTAAATCAAGGATTCTGCCGGTGTAGCTCAGGGGTAGAGTGCTTCCTTGGTAAGGAAGAGGTCTCGGGTTCAAATCCCGACATTGGCTCAAGTAAGTAGGAAATTGAAAATTAATATATAACTAAGATTAAAAATTAAGTAAAATGGCAAAGGAGAATTTTAATCGTTCCAAACCGCACTTAAACATAGGTACAATTGGACACGTGGATCACGGAAAAACTACATTAACTGCTGCAATTACAAAAGTATTGTCAGATGCTGGTTACTGTCAAGCAAAATCGTTTGATCAAATCGATAACGCTCCAGAGGAGAAAGAAAGAGGTATTACTATTAATACATCACACGTAGAGTATGAAACTGCTAACCGTCACTACGCTCACGTTGACTGTCCAGGTCACGCGGATTACGTAAAGAACATGGTTACTGGTGCTGCTCAGATGGACGGAGCTATCTTAGTAGTTGCTGCTACAGATGGTCCAATGCCACAAACTCGTGAGCACATCCTTTTAGGTCGTCAGGTTGGTATTCCAAGAATCGTTGTTTTCATGAACAAAGTGGATATGGTTGATGATGCTGAGTTATTAGAACTTGTTGAAATGGAAATTAGAGATTTATTATCTTTCTACGAATATGATGGAGATAATGGTCCTGTAGTTCAAGGTTCTGCTTTAGGAGGATTAAACAATGATCCAAACTGGGTACCTAAAATTATCGAATTAATGGAAGCTGTTGATGCTTGGATCGAAGAGCCAGTACGTGACGTTGCTAAACCATTCTTGATGCCAGTTGAGGACGTATTTACAATTACAGGTCGTGGAACTGTTGCTACAGGTCGTATTGAAACTGGAGTTGCTAACACTGGAGATCCTGTTGAAATCATTGGTATGGGAGCTGAAAAATTAACTTCTACAATTACAGGAGTTGAGATGTTCCGTAAAATCCTTGACAGAGGTGAAGCTGGAGATAACGTAGGTTTATTGTTAAGAGGTATTGATAAAGCTGATATCAAAAGAGGTATGGTTATTATTAAGCCAGGTTCAGTAAAACCACACGCTAAATTCAAAGCTGAGGTTTATATCTTGAAAAAAGAAGAAGGTGGACGTCATACTCCATTCCACAATAACTACCGTCCACAGTTTTACGTACGTACAACTGACGTAACAGGAGTTATTTCTTTACCAGCAGGTGTAGAGATGGTAATGCCAGGTGATAACTTAACTATTGAAGTTGCTTTATTAAGCCCAATCGCTATGAACGTAGGTTTACGTTTTGCTATCCGTGAAGGTGGTAGAACAGTTGGTGCTGGACAGGTTACTGAAATCGTAGAGTAATTCTATTAAAATAAAATAAAAAGCCAGTGATTATTTTTTAATCACTGGCTTTAATTACGGGCGTAGTTCAAGGGTAGAATAGCGGTCTCCAAAACCGTTGATGGGGGTTCGAATCCCTCCGCCCGTGCAATAAAAAATATATCAAATGACTAAAGTTACGAATTATTTATCAGAGGCTTTCGAAGAGTTGAAGTCAAATGTTACTTGGCCTGCCTGGGCTGAGGTTCAGAAATTGACAATTGTTGTGGCCGTTTTTTCGATCCTGTTCGCTTTGGCGACTTGGGGAGTAGACGAATTTTTTGCAAAAGCTTTGGCTGGATTTTTTAACTGGTTAAAAGGATAATTTTTTTGTGATGGCAGATAATAATGTGAAAAAATGGTACGTAGTTAGAGCGGTTAGTGGTCAAGAAAATAAAGTAAAAGCTTATATTGAGACTGAGATTGCGAGATTAGGTATGGAGGATTATGTTTCTCAGGTCTTAGTTCCTACTGAAAAAGTAGTTACTGTAAAAGATGGGAAAAAATCATCTAAGGATAAAGTATATTTTCCTGGATATG
The Flavobacterium flavigenum genome window above contains:
- the tuf gene encoding elongation factor Tu; the protein is MAKENFNRSKPHLNIGTIGHVDHGKTTLTAAITKVLSDAGYCQAKSFDQIDNAPEEKERGITINTSHVEYETANRHYAHVDCPGHADYVKNMVTGAAQMDGAILVVAATDGPMPQTREHILLGRQVGIPRIVVFMNKVDMVDDAELLELVEMEIRDLLSFYEYDGDNGPVVQGSALGGLNNDPNWVPKIIELMEAVDAWIEEPVRDVAKPFLMPVEDVFTITGRGTVATGRIETGVANTGDPVEIIGMGAEKLTSTITGVEMFRKILDRGEAGDNVGLLLRGIDKADIKRGMVIIKPGSVKPHAKFKAEVYILKKEEGGRHTPFHNNYRPQFYVRTTDVTGVISLPAGVEMVMPGDNLTIEVALLSPIAMNVGLRFAIREGGRTVGAGQVTEIVE
- a CDS encoding acyl-CoA dehydrogenase family protein, with the translated sequence MNFDYNETQSMIAQSIKDFAEKNIRPYIMEWDEAQVFPVPLFKKLGEMGFMGVLVPEEYGGSGLGYHEYVTIVEEISKVDPSIGLSVAAHNSLCTNHILTFGNEEQKKKWLPKLATAEHIGAWGLTEHNTGSDAGGMNTTAVKDGGFWIVNGAKNFITHAISGDIAVVVVRTGEKGDSKGMTAFVFEKGMPGFTSGKKENKLGMRASETAELVFDNCRVPDANRLGEVGQGFVQAMKILDGGRISIGALSLGIAKGAYEAALKYSKERYQFGQPISSFQGVSFKLADMATEIEASELLLHKAAFLKQEHKPVTTLGAMAKMYASEACVKIANEAVQIHGGYGYTKDFPVEKFYRDSKLCTIGEGTTEIQKLVISRNLLKG
- a CDS encoding ComEA family DNA-binding protein, giving the protein MNFRSIIKELSYTSQQRKGIFFLFILIIVLQLFYFFSDFSQPQKVNAEEQNWLALQSEVDSLKQLKQGYKPKIYPFNPNFISDYKGYKLGMSLEEIDRLLAFRKQNKYVSSAEEFQKVTKVSDSLLGAISPYFKFPDWVQNKKTFINYSKEPVSQTFSKKEKLTVLDINQASQEDLMKIKGIGEGLSLRILKQKESLEAFVSMEQINDVWGLSPEVITELKKYFRVSSFPPIKKIPVNDASLKELAQFPYFRYALAKQIVTYRSMNGNIKNIEDLINIKGFPIEKANIIGLYLEF
- a CDS encoding amino acid permease, encoding MSIWKTKPLSVLLGEASESEKGLKRTLSSRSLVALGVGAIIGAGLFSLTGIAAADHAGPAVTLSFILAAIGCAFAGLCYAEFASMIPVAGSAYTYSYATMGEFMAWIIGWDLVLEYALGAATVGVSWSRYLLELLAKFNIHLPPDLICSPWETLTLSNGTVIEGGIVNLPAIFIVSLLSLLLIKGTKESATLNNILVVVKVAVVIIFIVLGWKFIDTTNYTPYIPENTGVFGKFGWSGIAAGAGTVFFAFIGFDAVSTAAQEAKDPQKGMPIGILGSLIICTLLYVLFSHVMTGLVPYYKFAGDAKPAATAFAVTGYDFLQTGLIIAILAGYTSVMLVMLMGQSRVFYTMSKDGLLPPFFSEIHSKFRTPWKTNLFFLVFVSLFAGLVPVSDLGHMVSIGTLLAFVLVCIGVMVMRKKMPDAPRAFRTPWVPFVPIAGIVICFALMYSLPNESWARLVIWMALGILVYFIYGKKNSKLNNPG
- the rpsU gene encoding 30S ribosomal protein S21, translating into MLIIPIKDGENIDRALKRYKRKFDKTGTVRQLRARTAFIKPSVIKRAQIQKAAYIQNLKDSLES
- the secE gene encoding preprotein translocase subunit SecE, with translation MTKVTNYLSEAFEELKSNVTWPAWAEVQKLTIVVAVFSILFALATWGVDEFFAKALAGFFNWLKG
- the hpf gene encoding ribosome hibernation-promoting factor, HPF/YfiA family produces the protein MKVDVHAVNFTVDRKLVDFIQERMDKLEKYYDRVVSADVFLKVERTSDKENKVVEIKINVPGDEFLVKKQCKTFEEAVELSAESLERLLVKRKEKIRAHI
- a CDS encoding PspC family transcriptional regulator, with product MSLILKLKFFFEKYGFHVSSRLADKLGMRVTNVRLFFIYISFVTAGLGFGVYLTLAFWIKLKDLIRAKRTSVFDL
- a CDS encoding tyrosine-type recombinase/integrase translates to MKSNKDAFRDYLQLEKKYSAHTVNAYLNDILFFEVYNKTHFDQDGIEDVNYSQIRSWIVSLVDEGVSNVSVNRKMASLKSFYKFLLKTKQIEVSPMLKHKALKTPKIIQIPFSEKELTDLMQEVGVPVGFEEVRDKLIVDLFYTTGMRRAELIHLMMVNVDLSSNVVKVLGKRNKERIIPVLPIIAEQFKMYLRERSAVEGIVDGDYFFISKKGLKLSESFVYRLINSYFSRVSEKVKKSPHVLRHTFATHLLNNGADLNSVKELLGHSSLASTQVYTHNSLAELKKVYAGAHPRSK